The following proteins come from a genomic window of Trifolium pratense cultivar HEN17-A07 linkage group LG4, ARS_RC_1.1, whole genome shotgun sequence:
- the LOC123881899 gene encoding monogalactosyldiacylglycerol synthase 2, chloroplastic — MEVSDVLPEKSPKMSIVEKMFGGSNSGKGSFKKSPENSKVSDESSSETPKKSKDVSPRKSIVEKVFGAGSVSFKKSSNNEDNEGGMELMEIGGERTKNVLILMSDTGGGHRASAEAIRDAFQIEFGDEYRIFVKDVWKEYTGWPLNDMEGQYKFMVKHVQLWKVAFHSTSPKWIHSVYLAAIAAYYAREVEAGLMEYKPDIIISVHPLMQHIPLWVLKWQGLEKKVVFVTVITDLSTCHPTWFHPWVNRCYCSSQEVAKKALQEGLEESQTRIYGLPIRPSFARAVLVKDELRKELEMDPDLPAVLLMGGGEGMGPVKKTAKALAESLYDKKAEKPIGQIVIICGRNKNLVASVEAIDWKIPVKVRGFETIMAKWMGACDCIITKAGPGTIAEALIRGLPIILNDYIPGQEKGNVPYVVNNGAGVFTRSPKETARIVAEWFSTKQDELKTMSENALKLANPEAVFNIVRDIHELAKQREPGAFPYELTASFTSII; from the exons ATGGAGGTTTCAGATGTGTTACCTGAAAAATCACCGAAAATGTCTATAGTAGAAAAAATGTTTGGAGGATCAAATTCAGGGAAAGGAAGTTTCAAAAAGTCGCCGGAAAATTCTAAAGTTTCCGACGAGTCGTCGTCGGAAACGCCGAAAAAATCTAAAGATGTGTCACCGAGAAAGTCTATAGTGGAAAAAGTGTTTGGAGCAGGGAGTGTTAGCTTCAAGAAGAGTTCTAACAATGAAGATAACGAAGGTGGCATGGAATTAATGGAAATTGGTGGAGAAAGAACAAAGAATGTGTTGATTCTTATGAGTGATACTGGTGGTGGTCATAGAGCTTCTGCTGAAGCAATTCGTGATGCTTTTCAAATTGAATTCGGTGATGAATACAGG ATATTTGTTAAAGATGTTTGGAAGGAGTATACAGGGTGGCCATTGAATGATATGGAAGGTCAATATAAATTCATGGTTAAGCATGTTCAATTATGGAAGGTTGCTTTTCATAGCACTTCTCCTAAATGGATTCATTCAGTTTATTTGGCGGCCATCGCCGCCTACTATGCAAG AGAGGTGGAGGCAGGGTTGATGGAATACAAGCCAGATATTATAATCAGTGTTCATCCTTTGATGCAACATATTCCACTATGGGTTTTGAAGTGGCAAGGTTTGGAAAAGAAAGTTGTTTTTGTAACTGTTATCACTGACCTTAGTACCTGTCATCCTACTTG GTTTCATCCTTGGGTGAATAGATGTTACTGCTCTTCACAGGAAGTGGCGAAAAAAGCCTTACAAGAGGGACTTGAAGAATCTCAAACTCGAATTTATGGTTTACCAATCAGGCCTTCTTTCGCTCGCGCAGTTCTTGTTAAG GATGAACTAAGAAAAGAACTTGAGATGGATCCTGACTTGCCAGCCGTTTTACTGATGGGAGGTGGTGAAGGAATGGGGCCTGTCAAGAAAACTGCAAAGGCTCTTGCAGAATCACTTTATGATAAAAAAGCTGAGAAACCGATCGGGCAGATTGTAATCATATGCGGTCGCAATAAGAATTTGGTAGCTTCCGTGGAAGCCATTGACTGGAAAATTCCAGTGAAG GTTAGAGGATTTGAGACAATAATGGCCAAATGGATGGGAGCATGCGACTGCATCATAACAAAA GCTGGACCAGGTACAATTGCAGAAGCATTGATTAGAGGTCTTCCTATAATCCTCAACGACTATATCCCGGGACAG GAAAAAGGTAATGTGCCTTATGTGGTAAATAATGGAGCTGGCGTTTTCACCCGTAGTCCTAAGGAAACAGCGCGAATTGTGGCAGAATGGTTCAGCACAAAACAGGATGAATTGAAGACAATGTCAGAGAATGCACTTAAATTAGCGAATCCTGAGGCCGTGTTTAACATCGTTAGGGACATTCATGAACTTGCTAAGCAACGCGAGCCAGGAGCCTTTCCTTACGAGTTGACCGCGTCATTTACTAGCATAATCTAA
- the LOC123881900 gene encoding uncharacterized protein LOC123881900, with protein sequence MNFWKGIPTVQNFGQYTRVLFNPNIDAAAELKQRMLDRTISKPHSIYAINETTKAHVLDQWVYKTIRHTLSTLGLCAMGSVYAILGKVEHLEPNCDWWYLSCVCNTKVIPYDNMYYWRTCSRRVLIVSQG encoded by the exons ATGAATTTTTGGAAAG GTATACCTACTGTTCAGAATTTCGGACAATATACAAGGGTGTTATTCAATCCAAATATTGATGCCGCTGCAGAATTGAAGCAAAG AATGCTGGACAGAACAATTTCTAAGCCTCATTCGATATATGCAATAAATGAAACTACAAAAGCACATGTATTGGATCAGTGGGTGTACAAAACAATTAGACATACTCTATCAACCCTTGGTTTATGTGCAATG GGGTCGGTGTACGCTATATTGGGCAAAGTAGAACATTTGGAACCTAACTGCGATTGGTGGTATTTATCCTGTGTATGCAATACCAAAGTGATTCCTTATGATAATATGTATTATTGGAGAACATGCAGTAGACGTGTTTTAATTGTTAGTCAAGggtaa
- the LOC123881901 gene encoding actin-related protein 2/3 complex subunit 3 has protein sequence MVYHSSFVDDDGVDRACGCPLLPLKSHIKGPAPVSDQDRTDIVDEAITFFRANVFFRNFDIKSPADKLLIYLTFYINVALKRLEGCRTLAEGTKAVINLGLENVPVPGESGFPFPGLFPLPQSHKEAELFRNYLKQIREETSGRLLSVAYRPNGTPNKWWLAFAKRKFMNVITPS, from the exons ATG gtTTATCACTCTAGTTTTGTAGACGATGATGGAGTTGACAGAGCTTGTGGTTGCCCTCTTCTTCCTCTAAAAAGCCACATTAAGGGTCCTGCTCCTGTTTCAGATCAAG ATAGAACTGATATTGTGGATGAAGCTATCACATTCTTCAGAGCCAATGTGTTCTTCAGGAACTTTGACATCAAGAGTCCTGCTGATAAGCTTCTAATATACTTGACTTTTTACATTAATGTTGCTCTCAAGAGGCTTGAAGGTTGTAGAACTTTGGCAGAAGGAACCAAGGCAGTTATCAACTTGGGTCTTGAAAATGTTCCTGTACCTGGAGAGTCTGGTTTTCCTTTTCCGGGCCTTTTCCCCCTTCCTCAATCACACAAAGAAGCAG AATTGTTCAGAAATTATTTGAAGCAGATAAGAGAAGAAACAAGTGGAAGGTTACTAAGCGTTGCATACAGACCTAATGGCACTCCAAATAAATGGTGGTTGGCATTTGCAAAAAGGAAATTTATGAATGTAATCACTCCTTCTTGA